In the genome of Jeotgalibacillus haloalkalitolerans, one region contains:
- a CDS encoding nitroreductase family protein — MSATTLEKNVLDVLFERRATKQYDPEVEISREELNELLEAMGQAPSAWNLQHWKFLAFHNPESQERLLPIAYNQQQITDASAVIAVLGDLRANENVDAVFDPAVEKGAMSEEIKQALNGQIQGAYENEQFARDAAFSNASLAAMQFMIAAKAKGWDTCPIGGFSDAQLIEEFEISDRYVPVMLITVGKAAKEARKSERIDIDELVEYL; from the coding sequence ATGTCAGCAACTACTTTAGAGAAAAACGTACTAGATGTACTTTTTGAGAGAAGAGCAACAAAACAATATGATCCTGAAGTTGAAATCAGCCGTGAAGAGCTGAATGAACTTTTAGAGGCAATGGGACAGGCACCTTCAGCATGGAATCTTCAGCACTGGAAGTTCCTTGCTTTCCATAACCCGGAATCACAGGAGCGGTTGCTTCCAATCGCATACAACCAGCAGCAGATCACAGATGCATCAGCTGTCATTGCTGTTCTTGGCGATCTGAGAGCAAACGAAAATGTAGATGCTGTGTTTGACCCGGCTGTTGAAAAAGGCGCAATGTCTGAAGAAATCAAGCAGGCATTGAATGGTCAAATCCAGGGTGCATATGAGAATGAACAATTCGCACGTGATGCAGCTTTTTCAAACGCTTCACTTGCAGCGATGCAATTTATGATTGCTGCGAAAGCAAAAGGCTGGGATACATGCCCAATCGGTGGATTCAGCGATGCACAATTAATCGAGGAGTTCGAGATTTCTGACCGCTATGTACCTGTCATGCTGATTACAGTTGGTAA
- a CDS encoding flavodoxin family protein produces MTLLIISGSSREHSNSEYFAEKAAATYQGEVKWIRLRELTIHQIHDQRHDSNGFDPVDDDHAEVVKAMLDADEVLFVTPLYWYGMSGYMKTFIDRWSQAMRQPELNFKERIAGKPGSLITCGGDQVDLKGLPLILQFKHIFDFTGMDFKKYFIGEARKPGDAEKSNRLNQLEGFFN; encoded by the coding sequence ATGACGTTATTGATTATCAGCGGGAGTTCCCGTGAACATAGTAATTCAGAGTATTTTGCAGAAAAAGCTGCTGCAACTTATCAGGGAGAAGTAAAGTGGATACGTTTAAGAGAGCTGACCATCCACCAGATTCATGATCAGCGTCATGATTCAAATGGATTTGATCCGGTTGATGATGATCACGCGGAGGTGGTTAAAGCTATGCTTGATGCAGATGAAGTGCTTTTCGTCACACCACTTTACTGGTATGGCATGAGCGGATATATGAAGACCTTTATCGACAGATGGTCTCAGGCGATGCGTCAGCCTGAGCTGAACTTTAAAGAACGTATCGCCGGCAAACCCGGATCTCTAATTACATGCGGCGGTGACCAGGTTGACCTCAAAGGTCTGCCGCTCATTCTGCAGTTTAAACATATATTCGATTTTACTGGAATGGACTTTAAAAAGTATTTCATCGGGGAGGCAAGAAAACCGGGTGATGCTGAAAAGAGTAACAGATTGAATCAGCTTGAAGGTTTCTTCAATTAG